The genomic interval CCGTCGCACGTTCAGCAAAAGTGAACTGATCCATAAAATGACCGCCAGTCTCCTTCGCAATCTGGTGTGAAACTGCGTATACTTCTGCAGGATGATCTACATAATGACACTTTCCGCCGTAGAATTCAATAGCCTGTATCTTATCCGGACTTGTTGATTTTGGCATAACCGCGATAAACGGCAATCCAAGCAATTTGGCAAAATAAGCTTCTGAAACCGCGGTAGATCCACTGGACGCTTCCACAATTGTAGTTCCTTCCTGAACCCAGCCATTACAAATAGCATACAAAAAAAGAGAGCGTGCTAACCTGTGTTTCAAACTACCGGATGGATGGGTCGATTCGTCTTTAAAATAAAAATCAATATCCGGAAATGATTGTAATTTCAAAAAGATCAGGTGTGTGTCTGCGGAACGCTGGTAATCGGCTTCAACCTTTGAAACTGCGCTACCGACCCAGGTATGCCTGGGATTTTGAAATGTTGTGTGGTTCATTAATGATGTTTGCTGACCAGGAATAACTTCCAAATCAATAATATATTATCGTTCGTATTTTCCCTTAGTTCCCTTAAAATAGGTTGTATTTATAACTCTACTACCAACCAGTCGTAAGCCAGTCTTACATGTGCAGGCAATTCGTTTTCAATATCTGCATGTTTACCTAATCTATGGCTCATATGTGTCAGATAAGCTTTCGGGATGTTTAATTTTTCAATCAGGGCAAGCGATTGAGATAAGGTTAAATGAGATAAATGTGGTTCTTTTTGCAGAGTATCCAACACCAGGACTTTTGACCCCTTAATCTTTTCCTGCTCATCATCCGAAATGTAACTCGTGTCTGTTATGTAAGTGAAATCTCCGACACGGTAGCCATATACACGGAGTTTGTAATGCATTACCTCAATAGGAATAAATGTTACCCCTTCAATATCAAAAGGCTTGTTTTCAATAGCATGCAATTCAAAATGTGGCACACCGGGATAACGGTGTTCGCTGAAAGCATAAGCAAATTCAATTTTGATCTGATCCAAAACCTCCTGCCGGCCATAAAGAGGAATATCAATCTGCTGCCGGTGATTAAAGGCACGGATGTCATCCAACCCTGCAGTATGATCCTTATGCTGATGGGTAAAAATAGCAGCATCCACTTCACGTACATGAGCACGAAGCATTTGCTGACGAAAATCAGGACCAGTATCAATAATGAATGATTTCCCGTCAACCTGTATCCAGATTGATGTACGTAATCTTTTGTCGCGTGGATCGGTAGAACGGCAAACGGCACAATCACAAGCAATAACGGGTATTCCTTGTGATGTGCCGGTTCCTAAAAAGTAATCTTCATTCGAGATTATTCTGTCAAATGCGCGACCACCTCAACAAGACGGTCGAAATTTAATGGTTTCATAAGCGCATCATCAAAGCCTGCTGCTTTAAAATCTTCGTCTGAATAATTTTTCGCATTACCTGTTATCGCTACAATTGGCGTTTTAGCTTTTTTAACGTCTGCAAGTTTACGGATGCTTTTTGCACATTCCATACCATCCATTACAGGCATGTTGATATCCAATAATATTATATCAAAATCTTCTTTTTCAAGAAGTTGTAACACTTGTTCTCCATTTTTCACGGAAGTAATTTCATAGTGCTGAAATTCCAGAATCTTCCTTGCCAGATTTTGAATTACTGAACTGTCTTCGGCAATGAGTACTCGCTTTGTGTATGACATATGATGAATCAAATATTGTGTTTAATAATTAGTAAGGTCAATTTATGCATATTTCAATCAGCAATACAAATCAGGATGCGTTGAAGTGCCAAAATTATCATAAAAAAGTAAATAAACATCCTATACATTTTCAAACATGCGTTTCAGATGTAAGTTTGCAATTCTTTTATCAATTCACCGAACTGCTATGTTTAAAAATAAAGTAATCCGATGGAGCACAATTCTGATGCTGATCGCAGTCCTGACCTATTTTTTTATTGAAAATTTTTCCAAATCCCAAGATCAGGATCTTGCCTCAACCAATCCGGAACAATATATCGCCAAAATAACCAAAGAACGAACGGCAAAAGATGAGCTTTTCAGAAACGGGCCGGATTCACCTATTACGGATAAAGAAAATTTTCATGGGCTGCATTATTTTAAAGTAAACCCAGAATTCCGGGTAAAAGCAAACATAACTCCATATACAAAGGATGATAAAGAATTGGTTATCAGATACACTGACAGCACTTCCGAAAAATACGAGCGTTATGGCTATGCGAATTTCACCATCAATGGGAAGGCCCATAAATTGCTTTTACTTAAAAACGAAGGAGTAATATCCGTTCTTTTCAAAGATGAAACCAATGGTCAGGAAACATATGGCGGCGGTAGGTATCTGGATTATCCGGTTTCCGAAATCAAAAACAATACGGTTGTTCTGGATTTTAATAACGCATATAATCCATACTGCGCTTATCAGCCTACTTATGCCTGTCCGGTACCACCATCGGAAAATACGCTTCCAATCGCTATTTGGGCAGGTGAACAAACCGAAGATGGTTCGCACTAATAATATTTATGTTACTAGAAACTTAGTTTGAACGAAACAAAAAGTTTTTGCTAATTCAACCCTTTCCGTGCTCATCAAACTTAAATCACTAATTTTGTAAAGTTTCACGAAAAGTAAAATAAGAAAATTAACACAGAGAGTACATAGGTTACTTATGGTTTAACTTCTTCCGAAGAATTTGTGTTAAGTGAGTACAAAAAGTAATTATCACCGTAATAATATCTTATCTATAGGAAAAGCGAAGTTATTAAAAGGTATCGTCCTGCTATTTTTCGCTGCTTTCTGAATTTTAAAATACCCGCATGAAAATTTCTTATAAGTGGTTAAAAGAATTAATTGAAATTACAGAAACTCCGGAGGAGATTGGCAATTTACTGACTGCTACCGGATTGGAAGTCGAAAATATTGAAGAAATTGAATCCATCAAAGGTGGATTAAATGGTGTTGTAATTGGTGAAGTCCTTACTTGTGAAAAACATCCAGAAGCAGACCGCCTGAAAGTCACCACTGTTGATGTTGGACTTGAACAGCCACTTGCCATAGTCTGCGGAGCGGCTAATGTTGCAGCCGGGCAAAAAGTAGTAGTTGCTTTGGTTGGTTCTGTGTTATACCCTACCGGAAGTGATCAGCCTTTGGTATTAAAGAAATCAAAAATCAGGGGTGCTTTGTCGGAAGGTATGATTTGTGCCGAAGACGAATTGGGGCTTGGCTCTTCTCACGATGGCATTTTGGTATTGGAAACGACTCTGCCAAACGGAACTCCGGCGTCCGAATATTTTGGTATTTCTTCTGATTATTTAATTGAAATCGGTTTGACTCCAAACCGGGCAGACGCCGCTTCGCATTTTGGTGTAGCCAGGGACCTGAAAGCCGTATTAGGACGTGCAATAAATTTACCATCAGTTGATAATTTTAAAATCGACAATCAGGCACTTCCCATTCAGGTGCGGGTTGAAAACGATGAAGCCTGCCCAAGATACGCCGGATTAACAATTTCAGGCTTAAAGGTTGGTAATTCGCCGGAATGGCTGAAACTTAAATTGCAAACAATCGGCATTCGTTCTATCAATAATATTGTCGATGTTACCAATTATATATGCCATGAGCTGGGGCAACCGATGCATGCTTTCGATGCTGCAAAAATTATCGGAAACGAGGTTGTAGTCAGGACTGTTACCGCTGGTACCGTTTTTAAAACCCTGGATAGTCTGGACAGAAAACTGACTGATGCTGACCTGATGATTTGCAATACTGAAAACCCCATGTGCATTGCTGGTGTATTTGGTGGATTTGATTCTGGCGTTACGGCTGAAACAACTGCTATATTTTTGGAATCAGCTTACTTTTCACCTGTTTGGGTGCGTCGTACTGCCCAGCGTTTTTCTCTTTAAGACGGATTCTTCTTTCCGCTTCGAACGTGGAACAGACCCTAACATGCCGTTATATGCGTTAAAAAGAGCGGCATTATTAATTCAGGAAGTGGCCGGTGGTGATGTATCGTCCGACATTACTGATATTTATCCAGCTCCGGCTGAAGATTTCCGGGTTAAAATGAGCTATCGGAATATTGACAGGCTTATAGGTAAGTCAATTGAGAAAACCCGGATTGAAACGATCCTTCTGGATTTGGATATTTCTATTGAAGATCGTGATGAAAAAGGTTTTACGGCGGTGGTACCTCCGTATCGCGTGGATGTGCAGCGCGAAGCCGATGTGATCGAAGAAATCCTACGCATTTATGGATTCAGTCAGGTTGAATTATCCGCTGCACTAAGCTCGGATTACATTTCCGATTTCCCGGTTAATGATCCTGAAAAGCTGCGTATGAGAGTTTCAGAACTATTGGCAGCTAATGGCTTCAATGAGATGATTAACAACTCTCTTACAAAACCTGAATACCAGGAATATTTGGGAGAAGAAGCGGTTGCAACTTCGGTGAAAATCCTGAACTATCTGAGCGAGGACCTTTCTGTGATGCGCCAGACCTTATTATTTTCCGGCTTAGAGGTAATTGCTTACAATAGCAACCGACGTCAGCGTGATCTCAAATTGTTTGAATTTGGAAAAACTTACCATCAGATTGAAGGTAAATACGTAGAAAAAGAAAGATTATCTGTATTTCTTTCGGGTAATATTCAAGAAGAAAGCTGGCTGGAAAAGTCCCGTGAAGTAACATTTCATGATCTTGCAGCAATGGTAAACCAGATATTATCTTCAATGAAAGTGCGGAATGTGGAAAAACAGGATGCTGCCGCTACTATTTTTCAATATGGCCAGACTCTCACTTTAAATCGTAAGCCAGTTGTTACATTTGGTTTATTAAAGCCTTTAATTGCTAAGAAAACAGACATTAAAGCATCAGTTTTTTATGCAGATTTTGACTGGGAGTATATTCTTAAACAATACAGTTCAGCGGTTAAATTTAATGAAGTCTCTAAATTTCCTGAGGTAAGAAGAGATCTTTCTCTGGTAGTTGACAAAAAAATCACTTTTGAAGAATTGCGTCAGATCGCGTACAAAACGGAAAAGCAGCTGCTCCGTTCAGTAAATGTATTTGATGTGTATGAAGGTGCAAATCTGGAAGGAAGAAAATCTTATTCTATCAGCTTTGTTTTACAGGACGATCAGCAAACTCTTACCGACAAAGTAATCGACAAATCCATGTCGAGGCTGATTTCTACGTATGAAAGAGAATTAAATGCCGTGATCAGAAAGTAAAAAATGAACAGGATCTGCCGTTAGTATTTGAAATGTACTAATTCCAAAAATCCAGGAATATCTTAAATAAGTGTTTTCTATTTCATTTTAAAATAATTTTTTAATAAAAAAGCAAGATTTAGTACTCACACTAAAAACGCAGGACAGATAAATGGAAAGAAGCAGTTCACGTTCAATAGAGCTTAAATTGACCGATTTGGAAAGAAAATTGGAAATTTTGATCAATACAAAAGAGAATCTAAGTTGGTCAGTCTCAGAATTGCAGCGTGAAAATGCTGAACTCCGCTTATCGAACATTAAACTAAAGGAAGAAGCTAAGGAAACAAAGAAAAAATACAGTACTTTAGAAAAAGACTTTAATAAGTCTAAAAGTTTCGCTAAAATTGTCTCCAGTAAACTGACACCAACGGGCGGATTAGCCGAACTGAAAGATTCAGTTGAACGATATATACAAGAGATCGATAAGTGCATAGAAATGCTTGAAGATACCTTATGAAAAAACATAATATACCTAATCCTGATGTCTCTGTCTTTATAAAACTGTTAGACAGGGGTTTCAAGCTGAGTGTACCGGCTGATCAGGAAAAATATTACAGGGAAGGTTATGAGCATTTCATGCAACGCGTAAAGCAGCATAAATCAAAGACAAACGGATACGATGATATTGAGGCAATTGGCCTTACTGCCATTGAATGCATGGTTGCATTACAGCGAATTCGTGAACAGATGGATGGGTTGGTTGAGGCATTTCAGGAAAGAATAGATAAACTTGATACCGCTGTTACCAATGCAATTGAAAGCTAAGCAAGTGTATTGTTCAGAATAAACCATATTTTGTAAAGCTTAATAAAATCTAATTAATCTTTGGTCTGAAAATCAGTCTTTTTAAAATCGTTCAGCGATAAAACTTTCGGCATTTAACGCTCAGGTAGTCGGCCAAACCCAACTATTTGTAAACATTACATAAAATGCCAGATTCATCCATTTTCATTGTCCTCTTATCCAGCATTATTGCTGTTGGTGTAGGGATATTCGCAGGTAAATATATTTTTCGGAAGTCTTACGATCAAAAAGAAAAAGAGGCCCAGGAACGCGCTGCTGATATTCTTCGCAACGCGGAACTTTCCGCTGAAAATATCAAAAAAGACCGTATTCTAGAAGCAAAAGAAAAGTATTTACGCCTTAAAACAGAGTTTGAAGAAGACGCGAACAAAAAAAGAGTGATCCTTCAAACTAACGAGCAAAAGCTTAAACAACGCGAGCAAACACTAAATCAGACAGTTGAGCAGAATAAGCGTAAGGAAAACGAGCTGGATGCGCTGAAAACTAATCTGTCGCAGCAGCTTGAAACGGCTACTAAAAAGCGTGAAGATGCCGAAAAGGCATTGCAACAACAGGTAGCCCAACTTGAAAAAATTGCTAATCTTACGGCAGACCAGGCACGTGAACAACTCGTAGATGCATTAAAAGCCGAAGCAGATACAAGAGCTGGCTCTTATGTAAAAAGTGCCATGGAAGAAGCCAGATTAACTGCAACTAAAGAAGCCAAAAAAATCGTAATTGAAACCATTCAGCGGACCGCTGCTGAACATGCCATTGAAAACTGTGTATCAGTTTTTAACATTGAAAATGATGATATCAAAGGCAAGATCATTGGACGGGAAGGCCGGAACATACGTGCCCTTGAAGCTGCAACAGGAGTTGAGATCATTGTTGATGATACACCGGAAGCAATTGTAATATCAGGATTTGATCCGGTAAGACGTGAAATAGCTCGCCTTGCACTACACCGTCTTGTACAGGATGGTCGTATCCATCCGGCTCGTATTGAAGAAGTTGTAGCCAAAACCCGTAAGAATATTGACGACGAAATTGTAGAAATCGGAGAACGTACAGTCATTGACATGGGCATACACGGATTACATCCTGAGCTCGTAAAAATGATTGGCCGTATGCGTTTCCGTTCATCTTACGGACAGAATTTGTTACAGCATTCGCGTGAAGTAGCAAAGCTTTGTGCAACTATGGCAGCCGAATTGGGGTTAAATACAAAACTGGCTAAACGGGCTGGTTTATTACACGATATTGGTAAAGTGTGGCCCGAAGAATCTGATCTGCCGCATGCTATTCTTGGGATGGAACTTGCTAAAAAATACAAGGAAAATCCGGAAGTCTGCAATGCGATCGGGGCTCACCACGATGAAATCGAAATGACCAGTATGCTCTCGCCCATCATTCAGGTTTGTGATGCAATTTCAGGCTCACGTCCCGGAGCGCGCCGTGAAATGATGGAGTCGTATATTCGACGTTTGCGTGACCTTGAGGCTATGGCTTTGTCCTTTGATGGCGTTGAAAAATGCTATGCGATACAGGCGGGAAGAGAATTACGTGTGATTATTGATGCAGACAATGTATCGGATGAAAAAGCAGGAATGCTTTCTTTTGACATTTCCCAGAAAATAGAAAAAGAAATGCAATATCCCGGACAGATAAAAATCACTGTTATCCGTGAAATGCGTTCAGTCGCATATGCGAGATAACCCAAACAAATATCAATGACATACTCAAAGCTTACAAGTTCAGAGCTGTTGCATATACAATCTCTTGGCGAACTAAAAAAAGCAGGTTATGAATCTCGTTCCATTAAACAGGAGTTGCGTGACAACCTGATAGAAAAGATTAAAAACAAGCAAAATATATTTCCGGGCATTTGGGGTTACGAAGAAACAGTAATTCCTGACGTTGAACGTGCAATATTATCCATGCACAATATCAATTTTCTCGGGCTTCGGGGACAAGCAAAAACCAGGATTGCAAGGATGATGGTAAATCTGCTGGACGAGTACATTCCGTACATCAAAGGCTCAGAATTACATGATGATCCATTGCTTCCATTAACGAGGTATTCAAAAGATATTCTTGAGCAATACGGAGACAATACGATTATTGAATGGCTGCACCGGGATGAAAGATACACCGAAAAACTTGCTACTCCCGATGTTTCTGTTGCCGATCTGATTGGTGATGTAGATCCTATTAAAGCTGCCACTTTAAAATTACCGTACTCAGACGAACGAGTTATTCATTATGGATTGATTCCACGTTCACACAGAGGAATATTTGTTATCAATGAGCTTCCCGATCTTCAGGCACGTATCCAGGTTGCTTTATTTAATATTTTGCAGGAAGGCGATATTCAGATCCGTGGATTTAAGCTTCGTTTACCTTTGGATATTCAGTTTATCTTTACGGCCAATCCGGAAGATTATACCAATCGCGGAAGTATTGTAACACCATTGAAAGACCGTATTGAAAGCCAGATCGTAACACATTATCCCAAAACGATCGAAACAGGCAAAAGAATTACAGAACAGGAAGCGGACGTTAAAAAAGAACAAAAAGAAGCTATTGTTGTCAATGAACTCATCAAAACGCTGATTGAACAAATTGCGTTTGAAGCGAGAGAAAGTGAATATGTAGACAGTAAAAGCGGCGTTTCTGCACGGTTAACTATTTCTGCATATGAAAGCCTGTTAAGTACTGCTGAAAGAAGATCTTTAATTAATTCGGAAGAATCGACCTATGTACGGATTTCGGATTTATACGGAGTCGTTTCCTCCATTTGCGGTAAAGTCGAGCTTGTATATGAAGGAGAAGTTGAGGGACCTGTAATTGTTGCTCAAAATCTGATCGGAAAAGCAATTCGCACGCAGTTTCTAAACTTTTTCCCTGATCCGGAAAAGTCTAAAAAGAGCAAAATTAATCCGTACGCCAAAGTTATAGAATGGTTTGGCGGTGGAAACGAAATGGAAATGATCGGCGATATGACTGATCGTGAATATGCGGCCAGGCTAAAAACCATCGACGGTCTGGATGATTTTGTTGATATGCTTAGTGCATATAGCAGTGAAAATGAAAAACTGTTTATGATGGAATTTGCACTGCACGGCATGGCCGAATTCTCTTTGATTGGAAAACAATCTTTGGATCAGGGTATGAAGTTTCAGGATTTGGTAAGCAGTATGTTCTCTGGGCCGGGAGACGAAGATTATGACTTTGATGACGATGATGATACAAAGCCATTTTAATAAATAAAATATCTTACAAATGTAAAATGCCACTGAAATTCAGTGGCATTTTACATTTATTCTATTTCTGAATTTATTCTGCTTCGCCTTCATCTTTGATGTTCGGCTCACTTGTATCAATCAGCAAATCCGGTTCATTATTTACCTTCCCGCGTACTTTTGCTTCCAGTTCATCCATTAGCTCAGGATTATCTTTAATAAGTGCTTTTACTGCATCACGTCCCTGTCCTAAACGATTACCGTCATAGCTGAACCATGAACCCGCTTTCTTAACGATTTCAAGCTCAACTGCAAGGTCAATAATTTCACCAACTTTGGAGATCCCTTCACCATACATAATATCAAACTCTACAACTTTGAACGGAGGGGCCACCTTATTTTTAACAACCTTCACACGAGTACGGTTACCAAGAATAGCATCTGCACTTTCCTTAATTTGTCCAACTCGGCGAATATCAAGCCTTACAGATGCATAATATTTCAATGCATTACCACCAGTTGTAGTTTCAGGATTACCAAACATTACACCGATTTTTTCACGAAGCTGGTTGATAAAGATACAGCAACATCCTGTTTTACTGATCACACCTGTTAGTTTACGTAATGCCTGTGACATCAAACGAGCCTGAAGACCCATTTTGCTATCTCCCATTTCGCCTTCCAATTCCGCACGTGGTACTAAAGCAGCCACAGAGTCAATCACAATAATATCCACTGCACCACTGCTTATAAGATGCTCAGTAATTTCAAGTGCCTGCTCACCACTATCTGGCTGGGATATCAAAAGGTTACTTGTATCAATACCTAATTTTTCTGCGTAAGCCCTGTCAAATGCGTGTTCTGCGTCAATAAATGCTGCAAGTCCGCCTCTCTTTTGCGCTTCGGCAATGCAATGCATAGACAAAGTGGTTTTACCAGATGATTCAGGGCCATAAATTTCAACGACACGGCCACGAGGTAAACCTCCTACCCCAAGAGCCAGATCCAATCCAAGTGATCCTGTTGAAATAACAGGGATATCCAATACCTTGGTATCACTCAAGCGCATTACTGTTCCTTTACCGTAAGTTTTGTCCAGTTTCTCGAGCGTAGTCTGAAGTGCCTTTAACTTGTTGTCCTTATCGGTTGTTGTTGCTGCTGCCATACTATAAGAAAAGTAGTTGATTTGTACAAAAATAGTGTTAAATAATAGCCAGAACCAAATATAACTGCTTCTGGTTGATATGTAAATTTAACCTTTTTCAGATACATTTGAAAGACATCCTTTTTGATTCGATGCCTGCCTTTCTACCTGATTAAAGTAATACAAAAATACTAAAAGATAATTTCAGTAACAAATAATTGATACAAATAATATCAATTATTTGTTACTGAAATCGAAAATTTAACAATAATAATTTAAAACAAAAACAACCTGGTTATCAGGTTGTCCCATAAACATTTTAGTTACATAAGGTAATTCCATCATTTCTGTGTGGTATTACATAATATCCATTCCCGAAACAATTCCTGGTGCAGCATTGAATATTGATTTAAACTATATGTAAATATTAAAACATGCAATACATTTGTTTAAGTAACAGCAGATAAACCAAGGGTAGTGTGTTAAAAAAAATATTGCTTGCAGTTGTAATCATCCTACTGATATCAGGACTCTACTACCGCGATTTGGTAAGCTATGGATGGATGCAGGCAAGAGGGCAAATCGGTATATTATTAAATGTGCAGGAGGTTCAGGAAGTGTTAAGTGATCCTGCTTTCCCGGATTCGCTTAAAGCACGGGTTCGTTTGATTGAAGAAATAAAGAAATTCGGTGTTGACTCATTAGGATTGACTCCTTCCAGATAACTATACTACCTTCTACAATCAGCATGGGAAACCGTTGATTTGGGTCATAACCGCATCGGACCGATATCGTATTAAAGCCTATCAATGGCAATTTCCAATTGTAGGAACATTTCCCTACAAAGGTTATTTTGACTCTACAAGAGCAGTAAGAGAAGAGAAAGTATTAATACAAAACGGATACGACACTGATATCGGCGAAGTATCAGCGTGGTCAACCCTGGGTTATCTGAAAGATCCTATCTTATCCAGTATGCTGCGACGAAAAGAAGGAAGCCTGGCCAATCTGATTCTGCACGAACTGACGCATGGAACACTTTTTGTAAAAAATAACCTCGAACTAAATGAAAATCTCGCAAGCTTTGTCGGGGATTTGGGAGCTATCCGTTTTTTGAAGCAAAAATATGGTCCTGAATCAAAAGAATTACGTATATACGAATATTCAAAGAAATATAACGATGCTTATTCGCAGCATATACTTAGAGGAATAGGTAAAATGGATAGCTTATACAGCACTTTTGGAAATAGTATGAAACCGGAACCGGGAAAAGATTCATTGAAGAAAAGTAGAATTTTAAAAATTCTTAATGATGCAGACACACTTCTGGGCAATAAAAAAACGTTGAAAGCCAACAGCTACTGGCATAACCATCCATTACCTAACAATGCCTTTTTTATCAGTTATCAGACTTATAAATCAAAACAAAACATTTTTCGAAATGAGTATGAAACCCGGTTTGGCAGAGATTTTAAGAAATACCTAGGTTATTTGAAACAAAAATACTCTTCTCTGTAATTATAAATATTTGGCATGAACAAAATACTCATCTCATTAATTGTCGTATCAGTTATTCTCTTTATTTCTTTTAAACAATTTGAATTGCACAGAGTTGTTCCTAACAGAAGTTTCGGATTTGGCGAAAAGGTTGAATACCGGGTTCACTATGGGTTTATTAATGCCGCTGAAGCGAAAGTAGAAGTAGATAAAAAAATCACCATGGTCAACAACAGGCCATGTTATAAAATAAATGTTTATGGACGCACTGTCGGCCCGTTTGATCTAATAACCAGAGTTCGCGATACCTGGCGTTCCTATATTGATACGTCCGCTATCCTTCCACATGCTTTTTACCAGAGCGTACAGGAGAATAAATACAGAAAAGAAGAGACAACTGTATTTAACCATGACAGGGATCAGGCCGTTTCGAGCAAAAAAGATGAGTCAAAAACTTACAACGTTCCTAATAATATACATGACATCGTTAGTGGTTATTTCTTCTTACGTACGCTCAATTTTGATAAAATAACAGAAGGTGAGGTAATAGAAGTACCTACATTTTTTGATGGAGAAATTTACAAATTAAAAATCCGGTATGTAGGAAAGGACGTGATCAAAACTAAATTCGGCAAAACAAGGGTTTTACGATTAAATCCGCTTATTCCCGATAATAAGCTATTTAAAGGTGAAGGTGCCATGCGTCTTTGGGTTTCGGATGATGCCAATAAAATCCCCCTGAAAGTGAAGGTAGAGTTAGTTATAGGATCTTTGGAAATGGATATAAAATCGTATAAAGGATTGCGGAAAGATCTTATCTGGTTTTAAGCAAAAGGTTTTTTCGAAAATGCTGGATTTGCTTCAATGGAAACGGGAGATCATTTTTTTGAATTTCAAAGAAAGGCTTCGTTTCCCCACCAAAACTTTTATAAAAATCAGAAACAGAATCTATTTCAGGGCTTTCAAAATCAAAATGCATATTACTTCCGGCGTTTCTTTCGAAGAATTTATTCAAAAGATAAGTTCTGCCATTTCCCTTTCGCCCTATTTCATCAGCCGCATTAAATAAGTAAACTGCTTTACTGCCTCTCTTGACAAACAATGCCCCGGCATGAATAACACCATCTGAAACTGCATACCAGATTTCAGCATAATTTTTAGAAATTAACTTCTGAGTTAACACTGTTAGAATTTGATATGCCTGAGAACTTACACCACTTCTGATTCTGTGTGCATGATGTTTCTCAAATAATTCAATCAATGGTAATAAATCTTCACTTCGTTCCATCGTCCATATAAATTCGCCCGCTTTCCTAAGATTTGATTTCCTATCTGTATTATATCCGTTTTGAATTACTTCAATGGAATTATTCAGTGAAAGCCAATAAGTATGATTTAATTTAAAATTGAGAGCAGGAAACTTGGGTAAAACAGCCA from Dyadobacter sp. NIV53 carries:
- a CDS encoding MBL fold metallo-hydrolase — protein: MWIQVDGKSFIIDTGPDFRQQMLRAHVREVDAAIFTHQHKDHTAGLDDIRAFNHRQQIDIPLYGRQEVLDQIKIEFAYAFSEHRYPGVPHFELHAIENKPFDIEGVTFIPIEVMHYKLRVYGYRVGDFTYITDTSYISDDEQEKIKGSKVLVLDTLQKEPHLSHLTLSQSLALIEKLNIPKAYLTHMSHRLGKHADIENELPAHVRLAYDWLVVEL
- a CDS encoding response regulator, translating into MSYTKRVLIAEDSSVIQNLARKILEFQHYEITSVKNGEQVLQLLEKEDFDIILLDINMPVMDGMECAKSIRKLADVKKAKTPIVAITGNAKNYSDEDFKAAGFDDALMKPLNFDRLVEVVAHLTE
- a CDS encoding DUF1684 domain-containing protein; translated protein: MFKNKVIRWSTILMLIAVLTYFFIENFSKSQDQDLASTNPEQYIAKITKERTAKDELFRNGPDSPITDKENFHGLHYFKVNPEFRVKANITPYTKDDKELVIRYTDSTSEKYERYGYANFTINGKAHKLLLLKNEGVISVLFKDETNGQETYGGGRYLDYPVSEIKNNTVVLDFNNAYNPYCAYQPTYACPVPPSENTLPIAIWAGEQTEDGSH
- a CDS encoding cell division protein ZapA; the protein is MKKHNIPNPDVSVFIKLLDRGFKLSVPADQEKYYREGYEHFMQRVKQHKSKTNGYDDIEAIGLTAIECMVALQRIREQMDGLVEAFQERIDKLDTAVTNAIES
- the rny gene encoding ribonuclease Y: MPDSSIFIVLLSSIIAVGVGIFAGKYIFRKSYDQKEKEAQERAADILRNAELSAENIKKDRILEAKEKYLRLKTEFEEDANKKRVILQTNEQKLKQREQTLNQTVEQNKRKENELDALKTNLSQQLETATKKREDAEKALQQQVAQLEKIANLTADQAREQLVDALKAEADTRAGSYVKSAMEEARLTATKEAKKIVIETIQRTAAEHAIENCVSVFNIENDDIKGKIIGREGRNIRALEAATGVEIIVDDTPEAIVISGFDPVRREIARLALHRLVQDGRIHPARIEEVVAKTRKNIDDEIVEIGERTVIDMGIHGLHPELVKMIGRMRFRSSYGQNLLQHSREVAKLCATMAAELGLNTKLAKRAGLLHDIGKVWPEESDLPHAILGMELAKKYKENPEVCNAIGAHHDEIEMTSMLSPIIQVCDAISGSRPGARREMMESYIRRLRDLEAMALSFDGVEKCYAIQAGRELRVIIDADNVSDEKAGMLSFDISQKIEKEMQYPGQIKITVIREMRSVAYAR
- a CDS encoding sigma 54-interacting transcriptional regulator — protein: MTYSKLTSSELLHIQSLGELKKAGYESRSIKQELRDNLIEKIKNKQNIFPGIWGYEETVIPDVERAILSMHNINFLGLRGQAKTRIARMMVNLLDEYIPYIKGSELHDDPLLPLTRYSKDILEQYGDNTIIEWLHRDERYTEKLATPDVSVADLIGDVDPIKAATLKLPYSDERVIHYGLIPRSHRGIFVINELPDLQARIQVALFNILQEGDIQIRGFKLRLPLDIQFIFTANPEDYTNRGSIVTPLKDRIESQIVTHYPKTIETGKRITEQEADVKKEQKEAIVVNELIKTLIEQIAFEARESEYVDSKSGVSARLTISAYESLLSTAERRSLINSEESTYVRISDLYGVVSSICGKVELVYEGEVEGPVIVAQNLIGKAIRTQFLNFFPDPEKSKKSKINPYAKVIEWFGGGNEMEMIGDMTDREYAARLKTIDGLDDFVDMLSAYSSENEKLFMMEFALHGMAEFSLIGKQSLDQGMKFQDLVSSMFSGPGDEDYDFDDDDDTKPF
- the recA gene encoding recombinase RecA → MAAATTTDKDNKLKALQTTLEKLDKTYGKGTVMRLSDTKVLDIPVISTGSLGLDLALGVGGLPRGRVVEIYGPESSGKTTLSMHCIAEAQKRGGLAAFIDAEHAFDRAYAEKLGIDTSNLLISQPDSGEQALEITEHLISSGAVDIIVIDSVAALVPRAELEGEMGDSKMGLQARLMSQALRKLTGVISKTGCCCIFINQLREKIGVMFGNPETTTGGNALKYYASVRLDIRRVGQIKESADAILGNRTRVKVVKNKVAPPFKVVEFDIMYGEGISKVGEIIDLAVELEIVKKAGSWFSYDGNRLGQGRDAVKALIKDNPELMDELEAKVRGKVNNEPDLLIDTSEPNIKDEGEAE
- a CDS encoding aminopeptidase — its product is MLKKILLAVVIILLISGLYYRDLVSYGWMQARGQIGILLNVQEVQEVLSDPAFPDSLKARVRLIEEIKKFGVDSLGLTPSR